One Campylobacter pinnipediorum subsp. caledonicus genomic window carries:
- a CDS encoding L-arabinose ABC transporter has product MSFVSHKFYNQIPVIGYYFIFANIVSMIIFSLFFNNKLPTFVKKGAVHYFSLIGGVIGSFLSMIYFKQISKNSFFFIECFLLTFWIVLITLTVKNLNNINLFLNGFLS; this is encoded by the coding sequence ATGAGTTTTGTATCACATAAATTTTATAATCAAATTCCAGTAATTGGATACTATTTTATATTTGCAAATATAGTTTCTATGATTATTTTTTCACTATTTTTTAACAATAAACTTCCGACATTTGTAAAAAAAGGTGCCGTTCACTACTTTTCACTTATAGGTGGTGTTATTGGTTCGTTTTTAAGTATGATTTATTTTAAACAAATTTCAAAAAATAGTTTTTTCTTTATAGAGTGTTTTTTGCTTACATTTTGGATAGTCCTTATAACCTTAACTGTAAAAAATTTAAATAATATAAATTTATTTTTAAATGGATTTTTATCATGA
- a CDS encoding pyridoxamine 5'-phosphate oxidase family protein: MIDKKIINFLNSQHLCSISVVLKDGTPHSFSAFYAFDEKTNTIIIASNDDTSHIQALNFQDIVSGTMAKNTLVVAKIQGIQFKGKMSFTNDKNDIYFKKFQYAKILNPKLWQIKLSWIKYTDNTLGFGKKIIWQDEN; encoded by the coding sequence ATGATAGACAAAAAAATAATCAATTTTTTAAACTCTCAACATCTATGTAGTATTAGTGTAGTTTTAAAAGATGGCACCCCGCACTCATTTTCTGCATTTTATGCATTTGATGAAAAAACAAACACTATAATCATAGCCAGCAATGATGACACATCTCATATACAAGCATTAAATTTTCAAGATATAGTATCTGGAACAATGGCAAAAAACACACTCGTTGTAGCAAAGATACAGGGGATTCAGTTTAAGGGAAAGATGAGTTTTACTAACGATAAAAATGATATATACTTTAAAAAATTTCAATATGCAAAAATACTAAATCCAAAGCTATGGCAGATAAAACTATCTTGGATAAAATATACAGACAATACACTTGGTTTTGGGAAAAAAATTATCTGGCAAGATGAAAATTAA
- the nspC gene encoding carboxynorspermidine decarboxylase, whose product MKENEIKTPAYVCEEAKLRKNLELLKYVKEQSGAKVLVALKGFAFSGAMDLVDSYLDGATASGLYEAKFAKKYLSGKICTYSPAFKDDDIDEILQISDHIIFNSFAQWQKFKDKALSSNVECGLRINPESSASPVDAYNPCARYSRLGITRANFKEDLLDGISGLHFHALCEESAESLEFVLADFEEKFGKYISKMKWINFGGGHHITRKDYNVELLIKLIKNFKEKYDVEVILEPGEAVGWQCGYLVASVLDIVKNEKNIAILDVSAEAHMPDTILMPYRPAIRGESKNGKFSYRFGANTCLAGDIVGLSVQEPDYNFDEEIKVGDRVIFEDQIHYTIVKNTTFNGVKLPDLVYLREDKEAVVVREFGFKEYEERN is encoded by the coding sequence ATGAAAGAAAATGAAATAAAAACTCCAGCTTATGTATGTGAGGAAGCTAAACTACGCAAAAATTTAGAACTTTTAAAATATGTAAAAGAACAAAGCGGAGCTAAGGTATTGGTTGCTTTAAAGGGGTTTGCATTTAGTGGGGCTATGGATTTGGTAGATAGTTATCTTGATGGCGCAACCGCTAGTGGACTATACGAGGCAAAGTTTGCAAAAAAATATCTAAGTGGTAAAATTTGCACTTATTCTCCAGCATTTAAAGATGATGATATAGATGAAATTTTACAAATTTCAGACCATATTATTTTTAATAGCTTTGCTCAGTGGCAAAAATTTAAAGATAAGGCTTTAAGCTCAAATGTAGAGTGTGGTCTTAGGATAAACCCGGAAAGTTCAGCCTCTCCAGTTGATGCTTATAATCCTTGTGCTAGATATAGTCGTCTTGGTATAACAAGGGCAAATTTCAAAGAAGATTTACTTGATGGTATAAGTGGATTGCATTTTCATGCTTTATGTGAAGAGAGTGCTGAGAGTTTGGAATTTGTTTTGGCTGATTTTGAAGAAAAATTTGGCAAATATATAAGTAAAATGAAGTGGATAAATTTTGGCGGAGGACATCATATAACAAGAAAAGATTATAATGTAGAACTTTTGATAAAACTAATTAAAAATTTCAAAGAAAAATATGATGTTGAGGTTATATTAGAACCAGGCGAAGCTGTTGGTTGGCAGTGTGGATATTTGGTAGCTAGTGTGCTTGATATAGTAAAAAATGAAAAAAACATAGCTATCTTAGATGTTTCAGCTGAAGCCCATATGCCAGATACTATTTTAATGCCTTATAGACCAGCTATAAGAGGTGAGAGTAAAAACGGTAAGTTTAGTTATCGTTTTGGTGCAAATACTTGTTTGGCTGGTGATATAGTCGGTCTTAGTGTGCAAGAGCCTGATTATAATTTTGATGAAGAGATAAAAGTAGGGGATAGGGTTATTTTTGAAGATCAAATCCATTACACAATAGTAAAAAACACAACATTTAATGGGGTAAAATTACCTGATTTGGTATATTTGCGTGAAGATAAAGAAGCTGTTGTTGTAAGGGAGTTTGGATTTAAAGAGTATGAAGAAAGAAACTAA
- a CDS encoding MoaD/ThiS family protein, whose protein sequence is MVKVEFLGPINKPSLELDVKNLKELKEILNKDEELKVWLKECGVAVNDEIVTNLDTELKNGDKVVLLAPVCGG, encoded by the coding sequence ATGGTAAAAGTTGAGTTTTTGGGACCTATAAATAAACCAAGTTTAGAATTAGATGTAAAAAATTTAAAAGAATTAAAAGAGATTTTAAACAAAGATGAAGAGCTAAAAGTTTGGCTAAAAGAGTGTGGTGTTGCAGTAAATGATGAGATAGTAACAAACTTAGATACAGAGCTTAAAAATGGCGATAAAGTAGTGCTTTTAGCCCCTGTATGTGGTGGGTGA
- a CDS encoding molybdopterin synthase catalytic subunit → MELYNGSLDICEIQNRWYKQSTQKNCGALITFVGIVRQEDGIEALSFDIYEPILKKWLEKWEDIAKQQNASVFFAHSKGDVKVSESSYIAGVLSPQRKVALKLINDFVEDFKANAPIWKYDVVKGERIYAKQRSHPVLGAGILGD, encoded by the coding sequence ATGGAACTTTATAATGGCTCATTAGATATATGCGAAATTCAAAATCGTTGGTATAAACAAAGCACTCAAAAAAATTGTGGTGCATTAATAACATTTGTTGGCATAGTAAGACAAGAAGATGGCATAGAGGCTTTAAGCTTTGATATATACGAACCAATATTAAAAAAATGGCTTGAAAAGTGGGAAGATATAGCAAAACAACAAAATGCTAGTGTCTTTTTTGCCCACTCAAAAGGCGATGTAAAAGTAAGTGAAAGCTCATATATAGCTGGTGTTTTAAGTCCTCAAAGAAAAGTTGCATTAAAGCTTATAAATGACTTTGTTGAAGACTTTAAAGCAAATGCCCCTATATGGAAATACGATGTCGTAAAAGGCGAAAGAATATATGCAAAACAAAGAAGTCATCCCGTTTTGGGTGCTGGAATTTTAGGAGATTAG
- a CDS encoding molybdopterin molybdotransferase MoeA, giving the protein MEFMSYEDSLKILKDSIVKWDRVEKVAITQALDRHIAIDIIAKDNYPKHQTSAMDGYAFKFQEDIKELELLADLPAGSNNTITIKNNECIKTFTGSLITQGADTLIPIENVKVEGKKVRIINPVKKGFAIRKIGESYKKDEILIKKGTKLGYADIALLAELGVFHVSVFVKPKVAVLATGSEIKDLGEQLENEAQIYSSNHIGIAMMVNKMGADTMICEIVKDEPELVKNSIINALKSADILITTGGVSVGDYDFVKTALKDEFDVIINGAFIKPGRHIKIAKNKEKYIFALPGFPYSAMVMCVLYVRVLLNSWFLQDEPYIKAIMDETYDKRSPFLEFTAVNLEYKNGNVYANLNGKKFGSSAIVNNLSNKAALLVVPKDTKTIQKGEIVDILLMV; this is encoded by the coding sequence ATGGAATTTATGAGTTATGAAGATAGTTTAAAAATCTTAAAAGATAGTATCGTTAAGTGGGATAGAGTAGAAAAAGTAGCTATCACACAAGCCTTAGATAGACACATAGCAATAGATATTATCGCGAAAGACAACTACCCAAAACATCAGACCTCAGCTATGGATGGATATGCTTTTAAATTTCAAGAAGATATCAAAGAACTTGAGCTTTTGGCTGATTTACCAGCTGGAAGCAACAATACAATCACCATAAAAAATAACGAATGCATAAAAACATTTACAGGATCATTGATAACCCAAGGTGCGGATACACTAATTCCTATAGAAAATGTAAAGGTTGAAGGTAAAAAAGTAAGGATAATAAATCCAGTAAAAAAAGGCTTTGCTATACGAAAGATAGGAGAAAGCTATAAAAAAGATGAGATACTAATAAAAAAAGGAACAAAGCTAGGATATGCCGATATAGCACTTTTGGCTGAGCTTGGAGTATTTCATGTTAGTGTATTTGTAAAGCCAAAAGTTGCTGTTTTAGCAACTGGAAGCGAGATAAAAGACTTAGGCGAACAGCTTGAAAACGAAGCACAAATTTATAGCTCTAACCACATAGGTATAGCTATGATGGTTAATAAAATGGGTGCTGATACAATGATATGTGAAATAGTAAAAGATGAACCCGAACTTGTAAAAAACTCCATAATTAATGCACTAAAATCAGCTGATATACTAATAACAACTGGTGGTGTTAGTGTTGGGGATTATGATTTTGTAAAGACTGCATTAAAAGATGAGTTTGATGTGATAATAAATGGTGCTTTTATAAAGCCTGGAAGACATATAAAAATAGCAAAAAACAAAGAAAAATATATATTTGCATTACCTGGTTTTCCGTATTCGGCTATGGTAATGTGTGTGCTATATGTAAGAGTGCTTTTAAACTCTTGGTTTTTACAAGATGAGCCTTACATTAAGGCTATAATGGATGAAACTTATGACAAGAGATCTCCGTTTTTGGAGTTTACGGCTGTAAATTTAGAATACAAAAACGGCAATGTATACGCAAACCTAAATGGCAAAAAATTTGGAAGTTCGGCCATAGTAAATAACCTATCAAATAAAGCAGCTTTGCTGGTTGTACCAAAAGATACAAAAACGATACAAAAAGGCGAAATAGTAGATATACTACTAATGGTATAA
- a CDS encoding Fic family protein yields the protein MSGKKEFIPNKLPIKISMSDNLYKALNTASRSLGELNGFIKTIPNQNILINSLVLQEAKDSSEIENIITTHDDIFIAQINDDKIARNTKEVINYEKALKLGFELIQKDKLLLNRHILSIQKILQSNNAGFRTQSGTILKNPATGEIKHIPPQHIDNINELMDNLQNYINDDLDDLDPLIRIAIIHYQFETIHPFYDGNGRTGRIINVLYLTKMGLLDLPILYLSAYIIQNKTKYYELLENVSKYNNWEDWILYVLVGINKTSIATIKLIRDIELSIKNFTSILKEEAPKIYSKDFVELLFSFAYTKIQSVEEKLNISRQTASKYLKTCEELGLLKCIKLNNMSYYVNLSLFEILKKGIVC from the coding sequence ATGAGTGGTAAAAAAGAATTTATACCAAATAAGTTACCTATCAAGATAAGTATGTCAGATAATTTATACAAAGCATTAAATACTGCTTCAAGAAGTTTAGGAGAGCTAAACGGTTTCATAAAGACTATACCAAATCAAAATATACTTATAAACTCACTTGTATTACAAGAAGCAAAAGATTCAAGTGAGATAGAAAATATAATAACAACTCACGATGATATATTTATAGCTCAAATAAATGATGATAAAATAGCTCGAAACACAAAAGAGGTAATAAACTATGAAAAGGCATTAAAATTAGGTTTTGAGTTAATACAAAAAGATAAACTACTATTAAATCGCCATATATTAAGCATACAAAAAATACTACAATCAAATAACGCAGGTTTTAGAACCCAAAGTGGAACAATTTTAAAAAATCCAGCCACGGGAGAAATTAAGCATATACCACCACAACATATAGATAATATAAATGAACTTATGGATAATTTGCAAAACTATATAAATGATGACTTAGATGACCTTGACCCATTGATAAGAATTGCCATAATACACTATCAGTTTGAAACCATACATCCATTTTATGATGGCAACGGAAGAACCGGCAGGATAATAAATGTATTATATCTAACAAAAATGGGGCTTTTAGATCTGCCAATTTTATACCTAAGTGCTTATATCATACAAAATAAAACCAAATACTATGAGCTTTTAGAAAATGTTAGTAAGTATAATAATTGGGAAGATTGGATTTTATATGTTTTAGTAGGTATAAACAAAACATCTATAGCAACAATAAAGCTTATAAGAGATATAGAATTATCAATTAAAAATTTCACATCTATATTAAAAGAAGAAGCACCAAAGATTTATAGCAAAGATTTTGTCGAACTTTTATTTTCATTCGCTTATACTAAAATTCAATCAGTAGAAGAAAAGTTAAACATAAGTAGACAAACTGCATCAAAATATCTCAAAACTTGTGAAGAACTAGGTCTTTTAAAATGTATCAAATTAAACAATATGAGTTATTATGTAAATTTATCTTTATTTGAAATTCTTAAAAAGGGCATAGTATGTTAA
- a CDS encoding DNA polymerase III subunit gamma/tau produces MQALALKYRPKNFSELIGQEAVSKSLTYALKDQRISHAYLFSGLRGSGKTSSARIFSKALVCEQGPTPTPCEECAHCKMANESRHMDIIEIDAASHRKIDDIRELIEQTKYNPASARYKIFIIDEVHMLTKEAFNALLKTLEEPPPYVKFILATTDPLKLPATILSRTQHFRFKQINKYAIQKHLEYILSNENISYEKEAIEILARSGSGSLRDTLTLLDQAIIYSNNKITQDSVVEMLGLLEPQRIEEIYNIVLSSDKNRLKELIMELESYEAEMIIDELITNLKGKFLNNDPRFSLLVYERFFRIFAQAKGMLNTTNDNNFVLSIMLFMMIEALNLQTIDEAISTQKQQTQQPIIQTQTIQEIKPENIKKEEKPKDVYTVFLEKIYYRDFDLGECLSKNTKFVSYENNVLSITSSASGNDQMLLRNSSKIIMQILKANFGEKATIKIVPTSKEAIKEDVEIQKVQDTKQEVEKNNNLSSLLDEELARLDVKEQVPIKIAQKSETKLSIQDEILSLNANKTKEELERNRQENLIREAKRLFGEPEISKIQ; encoded by the coding sequence TTGCAAGCACTAGCATTAAAATATCGTCCAAAAAATTTCAGTGAGCTTATAGGACAAGAAGCTGTAAGCAAAAGTCTAACTTATGCTTTAAAAGATCAAAGAATAAGCCACGCTTATCTGTTTTCAGGACTTAGAGGAAGTGGAAAAACTTCAAGTGCTAGGATATTTTCAAAAGCTTTGGTTTGTGAACAAGGGCCAACTCCAACACCTTGCGAAGAGTGTGCGCACTGCAAAATGGCAAATGAATCAAGGCATATGGACATAATAGAAATAGATGCTGCAAGTCATAGAAAAATAGATGATATAAGAGAGCTTATAGAGCAAACAAAATACAACCCTGCATCTGCAAGATATAAAATTTTTATCATAGATGAGGTTCATATGCTAACAAAAGAGGCATTTAATGCCCTGCTTAAAACACTTGAAGAGCCACCTCCTTATGTTAAATTTATCCTTGCGACCACAGATCCATTAAAACTACCAGCAACTATTTTATCAAGAACTCAACATTTTAGATTTAAACAGATAAACAAATATGCTATTCAAAAACATCTTGAATACATACTATCAAATGAAAATATAAGCTATGAAAAAGAGGCGATTGAAATTTTAGCTCGTAGTGGATCAGGCTCTTTAAGAGATACTCTAACGCTACTTGATCAAGCCATAATCTATAGCAATAACAAAATAACACAAGATAGTGTTGTTGAGATGCTTGGACTTCTTGAACCACAAAGGATAGAAGAGATATACAATATAGTTTTAAGTTCTGATAAAAACAGACTAAAAGAGCTTATAATGGAGCTTGAATCATACGAAGCTGAGATGATTATAGATGAGCTTATAACAAACCTAAAAGGCAAGTTTTTAAACAACGACCCTAGATTTTCACTACTTGTTTATGAGAGATTTTTTAGAATTTTTGCACAAGCTAAAGGTATGCTAAATACAACAAATGACAATAACTTTGTATTAAGTATAATGCTTTTTATGATGATAGAAGCATTAAATTTACAAACCATAGATGAAGCTATAAGCACACAAAAACAACAAACACAACAACCTATAATACAAACTCAAACAATACAGGAAATAAAACCTGAAAATATCAAAAAAGAAGAAAAACCAAAAGATGTCTATACTGTATTTTTAGAAAAAATTTATTATAGGGATTTTGATCTTGGAGAGTGTTTATCAAAAAATACAAAATTTGTTAGTTATGAAAACAATGTCCTTAGTATAACATCAAGTGCTAGCGGAAATGATCAAATGCTTTTAAGAAATAGCTCAAAGATAATAATGCAAATTTTAAAAGCAAATTTTGGAGAAAAAGCAACCATAAAAATAGTTCCAACATCAAAAGAAGCTATCAAAGAAGATGTAGAAATTCAAAAAGTGCAAGATACAAAGCAAGAAGTAGAAAAAAATAATAATCTATCAAGCTTATTAGATGAAGAGCTAGCAAGACTAGATGTAAAAGAACAAGTGCCTATAAAGATAGCTCAAAAATCAGAAACAAAACTAAGTATACAAGATGAAATTCTAAGCCTAAATGCAAACAAAACAAAAGAGGAACTTGAAAGAAATAGACAAGAAAATCTTATCAGAGAGGCAAAAAGGCTATTTGGCGAACCAGAAATTTCAAAAATACAATAA
- a CDS encoding phosphatidylserine decarboxylase: protein MLDKMISNLFGAIFGCKFPKVIQKMINRWYVSYFKIDMSEFWNPDTYESLNKLFTREFIKPRDIDSDKSSFISPCDGTCLSCGSSVGDLAFSVKGMQYSVSELLWNAISDDDMQKGYDFLNLYLSPSDYHHYHSPFDIKVKKAIYVPGRLYSVAISKLKKISSLYTKNERVILECEIENTHKIWLVFVGALNVGKMNFVFDSRIKTNAKANDVNIYKYDDLVIKKGDKIGNFELGSTIVIISPKGLIKYNLSELQKVKFTQSIGKISLLGE from the coding sequence ATGCTTGATAAGATGATTTCAAATTTATTTGGTGCGATTTTTGGTTGTAAATTTCCAAAAGTCATACAAAAGATGATAAATAGATGGTATGTAAGCTATTTTAAGATAGATATGAGTGAGTTTTGGAATCCTGACACTTACGAGAGCTTAAATAAGCTTTTTACAAGAGAGTTTATAAAGCCAAGAGATATCGATAGTGATAAAAGCTCATTTATAAGCCCTTGTGATGGCACTTGTCTTAGTTGTGGTAGTAGCGTAGGCGATCTTGCATTTAGTGTAAAAGGAATGCAATATAGTGTAAGTGAGTTGCTTTGGAATGCTATAAGTGATGATGATATGCAAAAAGGGTATGATTTTTTAAATCTTTATCTTAGTCCGAGTGATTATCATCATTATCATTCGCCATTTGATATAAAGGTAAAAAAAGCTATATATGTTCCTGGTAGATTATATAGTGTAGCCATAAGCAAACTAAAAAAAATAAGCAGTCTTTATACAAAAAATGAACGTGTGATACTTGAATGCGAGATAGAAAATACCCATAAAATTTGGCTTGTATTTGTAGGTGCTTTAAATGTTGGAAAGATGAATTTTGTCTTTGATAGTAGGATAAAAACAAATGCAAAAGCAAATGATGTAAATATATATAAATATGATGATTTGGTTATCAAAAAAGGTGATAAGATAGGAAATTTTGAGCTTGGTTCTACCATCGTAATAATTAGCCCTAAGGGTTTGATAAAATACAATCTTAGTGAGCTGCAAAAGGTAAAATTTACTCAAAGCATAGGTAAAATATCTTTGTTAGGAGAATAA
- a CDS encoding metallophosphoesterase: protein MFFTLIFLIAMCFMNFYSYKFFVSKIAFLKNHIFSVRIFFILVCILEVLFIAQLRFVFFNSSFYIFSATFLAFSWFLFAISILYHLGSTILNKQKFSSSRREFVKICLDITFVILFVSFFLKGLFSAIMPPKIKEKNIKIKNLKKDIKIALITDIHIGTFLQKEFLAGIVNDINKTKPDIVAISGDLVDMKADEIGDFLDPLKDIKSKYGVFYVPGNHEYYHGVDAILAKIEGLGVNVLRNDCIELDDINVCGVYDVSGYRFDYLKPDLKQALSGVNDDKPVVLLSHQPKFVEYMDKDVDLVLSGHTHAGQIFPFGLLVLLQQPYLYGLYQHNDKMQIYVSSGAGFWGPPVRILAQSEIAVLNLYGDSNA, encoded by the coding sequence ATGTTTTTTACACTTATTTTTCTTATAGCTATGTGCTTTATGAACTTTTATTCTTATAAATTTTTTGTTTCAAAGATAGCTTTTTTAAAAAATCATATTTTTAGTGTAAGAATCTTTTTTATACTTGTTTGTATCCTTGAAGTTTTGTTTATAGCTCAGCTAAGATTTGTGTTTTTTAACTCATCTTTTTATATATTTAGTGCGACTTTTTTGGCGTTTTCTTGGTTTTTGTTTGCTATAAGCATTTTGTATCATCTAGGCTCAACTATCTTAAATAAGCAAAAATTTAGTAGTTCAAGAAGAGAGTTTGTAAAAATCTGTCTTGATATAACATTTGTTATATTGTTTGTTAGCTTTTTCCTAAAAGGTCTATTTTCGGCCATAATGCCACCTAAGATAAAAGAGAAAAATATCAAGATAAAAAATCTAAAAAAAGATATAAAAATAGCCCTTATAACAGATATACATATAGGTACTTTTTTGCAAAAAGAGTTTTTAGCAGGTATTGTAAATGATATAAACAAAACAAAGCCTGATATCGTTGCTATATCTGGGGATTTGGTGGATATGAAAGCCGATGAAATAGGGGATTTTTTAGACCCGTTAAAAGACATAAAGAGTAAATACGGTGTGTTTTATGTGCCAGGAAATCACGAGTATTATCACGGGGTAGATGCGATTTTAGCAAAGATAGAAGGCCTTGGGGTTAATGTGTTAAGAAATGATTGTATAGAGTTAGATGATATAAATGTGTGCGGTGTTTATGATGTTAGTGGATATAGATTTGATTATCTAAAGCCTGATTTAAAACAAGCATTGTCTGGCGTAAATGATGATAAACCAGTTGTGTTGTTGTCTCATCAGCCAAAATTTGTTGAGTATATGGATAAAGATGTAGACCTTGTGCTAAGTGGACATACACATGCTGGACAAATTTTTCCTTTTGGACTTCTTGTACTATTGCAACAGCCTTATTTATATGGTCTTTATCAACATAATGATAAAATGCAGATATATGTTAGCTCTGGTGCCGGTTTTTGGGGTCCACCTGTTAGGATTTTGGCACAAAGTGAGATAGCTGTATTAAATTTATATGGAGATAGTAATGCTTGA
- a CDS encoding ABC transporter permease: MASLQIIPEFLLPSPYSVIKAFIDDFNLIMYHTKYTLLETFIGISIAIVLAFLLSILMDTFKICYDILYPPIIITQTIPTIAIAPLLIIWLGYHMTPKIVLIVLTGFFPILIALIDGYRSVDKDSLTLLKSMGATKWQTYWHAKLPASLGYFFAGLRVSISYALISAVVSEWLGGFYGLGVYMTRVRKAFALDKMFAIIFFVSILSLVLMAIINYIHKKVVKY, from the coding sequence ATGGCGAGTTTACAGATCATACCTGAGTTTTTATTGCCATCGCCCTACTCTGTCATCAAAGCTTTTATAGATGATTTTAACCTTATAATGTATCACACAAAATACACTCTACTTGAAACATTTATAGGCATAAGTATAGCTATAGTTTTGGCATTTTTACTATCCATACTAATGGATACATTTAAAATTTGCTATGATATTTTATATCCGCCTATAATCATCACGCAAACCATACCAACCATAGCAATAGCCCCACTTTTGATAATATGGCTTGGATATCATATGACACCAAAGATAGTGCTTATAGTGCTTACTGGGTTTTTTCCTATACTTATAGCTTTGATAGATGGATACAGATCAGTAGACAAGGATAGCTTGACACTTTTAAAAAGTATGGGTGCTACAAAGTGGCAAACATACTGGCATGCAAAACTTCCAGCAAGTTTAGGGTATTTTTTCGCTGGGCTTAGGGTCTCAATATCTTATGCCTTGATATCAGCTGTGGTATCTGAGTGGCTTGGTGGTTTTTATGGGCTTGGGGTATATATGACAAGGGTAAGAAAGGCATTTGCACTTGACAAGATGTTTGCAATTATCTTTTTTGTATCTATACTAAGCTTGGTTTTAATGGCGATTATAAACTACATACATAAAAAAGTAGTTAAATACTAA
- a CDS encoding ABC transporter substrate-binding protein, which produces MKKQIFFILSMLLFVGLNANDDMKKLTIVLDWVPNTNHTGLFVAKDKGYFKDEGIDVDIVQPSEDSSSTIVGYGRAELGVYFQPNMVKRLLKKTPITAVAAILQHNTGGILSLQESNILSPKDMTGKKYSTWQDPIDDATIKYIVDKDGGNWDKISLIPGESTDATTALRLKMFDAILVYQGWDYIYSKVKNVKTNFFLLKDYAKEFDYYAPVIIANNDFLKNSPEVAKKALNAIKKGYEFAAKNPEQAAEVLIKNAPEGDANLIRESQKFVSTQYIADAKSWGIIDPKRWNAFYEWLYNQKLIKEPLTNQGFTNEFLK; this is translated from the coding sequence ATGAAAAAACAGATATTTTTTATACTATCTATGTTGCTATTTGTAGGGCTTAATGCTAATGATGATATGAAAAAACTAACTATCGTCTTAGACTGGGTTCCAAACACAAATCACACAGGTCTTTTTGTCGCAAAAGACAAAGGGTATTTTAAAGATGAGGGTATTGATGTAGATATAGTTCAGCCATCAGAAGATAGCTCATCAACGATAGTTGGATATGGCAGAGCAGAACTTGGGGTTTATTTTCAGCCAAATATGGTAAAAAGACTTCTTAAAAAAACTCCTATAACAGCAGTAGCGGCTATACTTCAACACAACACAGGTGGCATACTAAGCCTACAAGAAAGCAACATACTATCACCAAAAGATATGACAGGTAAAAAATACTCAACTTGGCAAGATCCCATAGATGATGCAACCATAAAATACATAGTAGACAAAGATGGTGGTAATTGGGATAAAATAAGCCTAATACCTGGTGAATCAACAGATGCAACAACAGCTTTAAGGCTTAAAATGTTTGATGCAATACTTGTTTATCAAGGCTGGGACTATATATACTCTAAGGTAAAAAATGTAAAAACAAATTTTTTCTTACTTAAAGACTATGCAAAAGAGTTTGATTACTATGCTCCTGTTATTATAGCAAACAATGATTTTTTAAAAAATAGCCCAGAGGTAGCCAAAAAAGCACTAAATGCTATCAAAAAAGGGTATGAGTTTGCCGCCAAAAATCCAGAACAAGCAGCTGAGGTTTTGATAAAAAATGCACCGGAAGGAGATGCTAATCTTATCAGAGAGAGTCAAAAATTTGTATCAACACAATACATAGCAGATGCAAAATCATGGGGCATAATAGATCCAAAAAGATGGAATGCCTTTTATGAATGGCTATACAATCAAAAGCTTATAAAGGAGCCTTTGACAAACCAAGGCTTTACAAATGAGTTTTTAAAGTAA